A region of the Pirellulales bacterium genome:
CGCGCAGGTTCGAGAGCCGATCGGAACGCCCTTGCCAATCGCGTATTTCCGCCTCGAACTGCCTGACGCGCTGTTGGTAAATAGCCCTGCGATCCAGAGACGCGGAAGCATCGAGCACGCGCGTGTCACACCTTTCTAGTCACCAGCAAAAGGGCCGGTCGTTTGCGACGAGGATTGTCGTTGGATATGCGGCGCCACGCCGCGCGGTCGGCTAACGACGCCCTTCCAGGTGGACCATCACCAGCGCCAGATCGGCTGGTGTAATTCCACTAATTCGGCTGGCTTGGGCCAGGCTGGTGGGCCGCACGCGTGTCAGTTTCTCGCGTGCCTCGTTGCGCAATTGTCCGATGATTG
Encoded here:
- a CDS encoding tRNA uridine-5-carboxymethylaminomethyl(34) synthesis enzyme MnmG, which translates into the protein IIGQLRNEAREKLTRVRPTSLAQASRISGITPADLALVMVHLEGRR